The DNA segment CCAGTGCAAAGAGCTCCTCCCGTCATTGTCCAAAGCTTCAAAGTCCGCACCATACTTTGAGATGATGTGATGCAAGAATGTTGTTTGGCCATACTGAGCTGCAACATGGACTGCCTAACATAATGTTCCAAAGGAAGAATTGTAAAACACAAGATCTACTCACGCTACCAAAATTCAGACCTACAGTGCATGGACTTAGGATGACTAGCACCAAACTTATGAAAAAAAATTGATTTCCCAAGAAGCTGATGTGAAACTAAGCCGAAAGCTGCATGCTGCTAACAAAAGTACCCTATCAAGCCTCGGAAAATTTCCCAAGAAGTTTTTACTCTTTTTATAAGTACGCTGGTCGATTATCCAGTAGCAAAATTCTGTTTTCATAGCAAATTCCCATAGTAACTCTACGAGCAATAATGTTAGCTCAGGTCAACGAGTAACATATTTATCCAAATTACAGTGACATAATGAATTCACTAATGGCTGATCCCATCATATAACCAATGTAATATAATTACTTGCTAAACAGAGATAAGCTAACGATATATGTTATTATCTGCTTAAAAGTTCAAACACTACGAATTATACAGCTGAACTGTCTGATCAAACAATAACCAGCATGCGTTCTGCAACTTTCTATGGGCAAACACATCTTTCAAAAACCAACCTACAGCTTTTTGCACAGAGCTATCGGTTTTAAGCTCCTGACCAATCAGGCACTAAATCATACTCTATTTAGTGTCTGAATTACGAATGATCGGAAGGGAGCCGCGCATTTCTCAAAAACAAAATATCAGACACTAAATCCAACAACACTGCAAAATATCGAAAAAAGAGAATACAAATTCAGAACAAAAAAAAAACGATTGCATACCCGGTAGCCGTTCACATCGGCTGCCTCTAGCCTCGCGCCGTTCTCCAGCAGCACATCGGCCGTGGCCGTGGCCCCGCGCACCGCCGCCCAGTGCAGCGCTGTCTGCTGCGAATTGTCTTCTGCGTTCACGCCCCCTCCATGCTGCAAAAGAACAATCAACCACACGCGCACCCACGAATCCATCAGCAAGGAAGGTGGTCCAAAGCAGCGCCCGATTCGAGGCCGGCGAGTAGTATAAGTCGAACCTCGATGATGTAGAGCGCCACGTGGGGGTAGTTATTGAGCGCGGCCCACTGGAGAGCGTGATAGCCGTTGCCGTCGGGCGCGGCGAGCGACGAGCCGCCGCCGTCAAGCTCCACGAACCGCCGC comes from the Triticum urartu cultivar G1812 unplaced genomic scaffold, Tu2.1 TuUngrouped_contig_6618, whole genome shotgun sequence genome and includes:
- the LOC125530870 gene encoding probable protein S-acyltransferase 23 isoform X1, which encodes MSSSSRVAEIEVVVTDGGARKAAEGEKQPDPVVNVYSAAAYGDLERLRRFVELDGGGSSLAAPDGNGYHALQWAALNNYPHVALYIIEHGGGVNAEDNSQQTALHWAAVRGATATADVLLENGARLEAADVNGYRAVHVAAQYGQTTFLHHIISKYGADFEALDNDGRSSLHWAAYKGNADTIRLLLFMDANQVRQDKNGTLHLAVFIFSVLFSYSSCPHFFPRIHKSYARNNC
- the LOC125530870 gene encoding probable protein S-acyltransferase 23 isoform X2; translated protein: MSSSSRVAEIEVVVTDGGARKAAEGEKQPDPVVNVYSAAAYGDLERLRRFVELDGGGSSLAAPDGNGYHALQWAALNNYPHVALYIIEHGGGVNAEDNSQQTALHWAAVRGATATADVLLENGARLEAADVNGYRSMLQLSMAKQHSCITSSQSMVRTLKLWTMTGGALCTGLRTREMQIQSGYYCLWMLIK